The genomic stretch GGCCCGCCGCGGCATCGACGTGACCGACGTGGAGGCCCTTTCCACGATGGAGTCGATGCGCGCGCCCGAGGGAGAGGGCCGGATGCGCGACATCCTGGAGGCCTCGGCCCCGGTCGCGGCGGCGCCCACCGCACCCGGCGGCGGGCTGGGCGGCGCCCCGGTGATGATGGGAATGCGCATGGAGTCCATCATCCCCGACGCCGACGGCGACGGGCGCGAGCGGATCTTCGAGACCAAGGTGTACCCGTACAGCGCCATCGCCGCGCTGGAGATCACCGCCGCCGACGGGGCCCTGTACGTGGGTACCGGGTGGTTCGTCAGCGCGCGCACCCTCATCACCGCCGGGCACTGCGTCTTCGTCCACAGCCCCGGAACGGCGGCGCATGGCTGGGTGCGTTCCATCCGGGTGATTCCGGGCAAGAACGGCCCCGGCGCCCAGGGCGAACCGTTCGGCTCCGCCCTGGCCACGCGCTTCCGCTC from Longimicrobium sp. encodes the following:
- a CDS encoding trypsin-like serine peptidase → MSNKENRHDPPGFDPHETIEHEAMPLEAAEAEGESLVDEGSPGNGAPDVSQTLDGTGLERAARRVLARRGIDVTDVEALSTMESMRAPEGEGRMRDILEASAPVAAAPTAPGGGLGGAPVMMGMRMESIIPDADGDGRERIFETKVYPYSAIAALEITAADGALYVGTGWFVSARTLITAGHCVFVHSPGTAAHGWVRSIRVIPGKNGPGAQGEPFGSALATRFRS